The proteins below come from a single Mesobacillus jeotgali genomic window:
- the spoVAE gene encoding stage V sporulation protein AE, protein MLPMFFWAFVVGGLICVFGQLMFDIVKLTPGHTMSLLVVIGAVLDGFGLYEPLIDFAGAGATIPITSFGNSLVHGALQEAEQHGLVGVLTGMFEITSSGISAAVIFGFIGALIFKPKG, encoded by the coding sequence TTGCTGCCAATGTTTTTCTGGGCTTTTGTTGTTGGAGGCTTGATCTGTGTATTCGGCCAGCTGATGTTTGATATTGTAAAATTGACACCAGGACACACGATGAGCTTGCTTGTTGTTATTGGGGCTGTCCTTGATGGTTTTGGACTTTATGAGCCCTTGATTGATTTTGCAGGAGCAGGTGCTACGATTCCAATTACAAGCTTTGGTAATTCGCTCGTTCACGGTGCTCTTCAGGAAGCAGAGCAGCACGGATTGGTCGGTGTCCTGACAGGTATGTTCGAAATCACGAGTTCAGGTATTTCGGCTGCTGTGATTTTCGGCTTTATCGGCGCCCTTATCTTTAAGCCAAAAGGCTGA